The sequence below is a genomic window from Mytilus edulis chromosome 2, xbMytEdul2.2, whole genome shotgun sequence.
TACGTGTGGTACATTTATTATCATAATGGCATTATGAGTTGAATCCGATTCATTGAAACATTTTAATTGTTCTCTATTCAGTCAAGTATCACTATATATCGGAAACTAAAATATTATTTAAGAGTTGTGTCCTATAATAAGGTTGGCTAGTATATCTATTTGGAACAGCAACGATTAAGCCACTATACTAAATGATTCTAAGGAAAGAAATACCGGTTTCTTAGTTTTGTTTGGAAAAagattgaaatatcaaatttccGTTAAAAACGCGCTATACGAGAAAGTAATGTTCTCTTGTATTACATTTAATCAGAATATGAGATAAAAGTCACAATCCCTCATTTCAATAGGCCAGAACTGACAAAgaaaatgcttttaaaatcttatttagaacatgtagcaataataataaaattaaataatttcaaaGAAGCGATAAAGATGCATTCATATACTGCCCCTTCCCACATGAAGGATATTCCATATCATAGATATAGATATGAAAAACATGATTCGTGAAGTCTACGTCAATAAGACAACCCAACACAACTAACGGTATGTCGTAGATGTTGATGTTCTAAAGATGATGAGCATGTATATagatagatgtggtatgagtgccaatgagacaactctccatctaagtaacaatctattaaagtaaaccattataggtcaaggtacgacctgcaacacggagctttggttcacaccgaacagcaagctataaagggccccaaaattactagtgtaaaacaatgtaaaaccatttaaacagtgAAACCAACGGTATTATCTATAAGACGAAtaacgaaaaacacttatgaaccaaataaacagacgacaaccactgaacatcagattaacTAAGTTTTATCAAGAAGAATCAAGTAATCAATTAGATGGAATAATGCTTGACAGAAAAGATTGTTGACTAGAACCATTAACGTTTAGTAAACAAATAATACTTCGTCATTGTCTGTCTATCACTAGTTCCAATGGTGCCAAAATTATCCAAATAATGACTATTGTCAGACATTAATTAAAATCAATTGGTAATACTAGGAGATATGTATTAATGCATTCAATAATTAAATATGATCGTATTTTTATTATCTGCTTTCATTTCCAACAAATACTTTAATTAGAAATTTGATGTTGTTAGCGCGATTTACGATGTATTCTCGATTCATTCAGTCGTTCATTGGCGACTCACAGTGTCTGTGCTAAGCTCTTAGTATTACAGCAATAAAATGCTTTTTATTACTAATATATCATTTGTTAATTTGAAGGAATAATTAATTGAAAGATAAAATAGAATACGTAAACACATTtatctaaaattataaatatttatatatatgaatataaaaataaggagatgttatataattgccaatgagacaactatccaccaaagttcaaaagaAGTTGATATAAGTATATAGGCAACCAtgcggctttcaacaatgagaaaaatccataccctatagtcggctataaaaggccccgacttGAAAGATATGAACCAATTGAGCCTATTCTGAAATATTTAATAGACAGTGTACTATCTTTTGCTATAGATCACATccgtaaatatttgtattttttatttgcagATTTGGACAGTGTAAATAGCCTGACCTCTTAAAACGCATAAAAAATGGGAAGCTATGGGATAGCTGAAAATCTTTCAAGCCTGGTCGTAATTTTCAACTCAACACCTGAAATAATAGCACTAAATATAACAAATGGACCTGGACCATGTGACGATGCAACAGATGAGTATTCGGGGTTTTATAATGTGGCCCAGTTTATCACGGGTCTCATTATTTATCCAATCGTATGCATTCTTGGTATCATTGGCAACACATTGACCTTGATCGTCTTAAGTCACAAAGATATGGCGACGTCAACAAATGTCTACCTTTCAGCTTTAGCTGTTTCGGATACAATCAAACTCATCAATGATTTCTTTTACTTCATAATGGTAGTTCTGCAAGATCAAAATTTGGACAAGGACATGAGgctaatttcaaatttttatccGTATGCCCATTACATATTCAATATGTCAGTATGTGTGACGGCTTGGCTGACAGTGTCTGTGGCAGTTGAACGTTATATATCAATATGCATCATAACAAGAGCCAAAGAGATGTGTACTATATCAAAGGCAAGAATAGTGAGCACAGTCGTGTTTCTCACAATGATAATTCTAACTATACCGTCTGCTCTACGGTACGAGGCAATTCATCAAGTGGATACCTACAAAAATATCACGTGTTATACAGTGCTTCCGAGTGCCCTGGGAAATAATTCGGATTTTATGGACCCATATACATGGGTACAAAACTCCTTACGATCTATTATACCGTTGAttgttcttatatttttaaaCGCAAGAATAATCAATGAATTAAGAAAGCAGAGAGTGAAAGGCAAGAAACTTTCTTCTAGAAATAGAATCACGCTCATGCTTATAgcaatcattatattttttactgtttGTATAATGCCGGATGCATTTATGTCACTGTTCTTCGGCTTTGGATACGTTGATGAATCAAATTTAGTGAAAGGGATTAGGGAAATAACAGATTCTCTGCTAGCTATCAACTCTGCCTTTAACTTCGTTTTATATTGCAGTATGAGCAAAATATTCCGAACAACATTTTCAAAGATATTTCTGACACGGTGTTTAGCCCCAAAACCGTCTCAAGATAGACTTCTGAACAACGGTACATGCATCGAAAAAGAGGCTAAATCTGTAAATCGTAAAGATAGTAGCAGTGGAAGCGGAAATAACAACAAGGAAACCTTTGTATAATTTAGTAATCAACTGAATTGACATGCGCTCTTGAGTgtaaatattgcatttgaatttAAATTGCTCTAACATAACTTTCATTTGCATCATATGACTCGCACATGATATCCAACAGTGcgtacatgttttatattgttcttCATCTACTGATTGCACTAAATAATCAAAATACTGTCATGCTAAATATACATGTGATTAACTATAAAGCATGTGACGTCAATCTATTGTCACGTTTTATACTCATCTTGTGTGTCAAAGATCGGAGCAACCATGTACTGTTTGCACAATTACGACAGTTATGAGGTTTTAGACACGGACTGCCCGGTGAAATATGAATGTGATATATGCATGTTTGGATATACCAGTAGACGAATTATTCTCAAAGAAAAGTATATGTGGGTCTAAAAACTTGTTATTGATTAATTTTTAACcgaatttttatttctttcttccTTAACAAGAGCAATATACAACTCTAATGTTAAAATAATTGATGTATGTCCAATGTCAAATAACACACAATCATACGTGTTAATTAATATTTTCAGtgatttaatatacaaaaaaaaaaaaaaagacgtctGGGAAAACAGTCATTTAAATTCCTGGTTACAAAAGCCGTTTCACTATTGTGTTTGGTAGTAGGAACATGGTAAGATTCAAAAACTACATTTTCAGCAATTGGTTAAACCAGACTGATGTTTAAAACTTTTCTTAATTTTGCAATGATATGCAATGTTAATATTCATTCAAGTATTGGCTTTGCatctttctttctttatttcGAGTAACTTAAAGATATATTATGTAAGACTGGTAAGAAAATCGATTGTATTTACTTCTTCATACTCAAATGTTTGTACTTTCATTTGTAATATAATGTCATATTAGGGTGTTACTCCGTTAAATGCATTTGGATGAATATATGCAGTGGCGAAGTTAGATGAATATAACTTCATGAAATACTGAAAGCACGATACGAATGAAGTCAAGCTGAAAAGACTTTTGGGAAATAAAAGAACCAAACCTTTTGAACTCTTATTACGCAATATCTGCATTTGAAGAATTTATATGTATTAGCAGAGTGACACCCCTCTCAGCGTTTAAATGATTTAATGTCAACTGAGATCTACCATAAGCtttgtatttatattatttagcAGAAAAATGTTTTCCATTGTGCATCAGTCCGAAAATAAATCATATCTACATACTTTTGTTATTTCATAGATGtgcaatgagataactctccatcaaggtcacaatttgtaaaagttacaGGTCAAAGTCCGGCCTTGAACAAAgatccttggctcacaacgaacagtaagctataaagggtcttcaaaattaccagtgtaaaaccattcaaacagaaaaaccaacggtcttatatatatttatatataaaccgagaaacacttatgaacctcaTCAGCAAACGAAAAACACTTAATAACAGGTTCCGGACTTTAATAGGATAGTGCAAGCAAATGCATCGGGTTTAAACAGGCACAAACCTTGAAGTTCACCCTTacctaaaaaaaacccagaaagaTACACATACCAACATAAGACCTacttaaaagtaaaatagcaaaaatgaaGATCgtttaggaaaattcaaaacgaaatgtcatttatcaaaaggcaaaatcgaAGCACAAACACACCAAATGAATGAAAATCAACTGacatatttcatactttatatcaTACTATGatacctctcatttgtatgacagttccataaaattccattatattgacaataggTGAGCAACACAAATAGACATCAaaggtaaattttgaaaaaaggggcacagcagtcaacatggttttataattttaatcactataaaacaaataaatatatcaacaacacaaaaaaaaagtatataggCACTCTAtagacaaattttaaaaatacaaaagcaAAAAACGAATCCAGGATTTTGTTATATCAAAAAGAAATCAAGCAGATAGAAGTGTAAGGAAAATAGTGCTTAGGTATTTAGTCTTAGacatttaagatatttatataaTAGTATTTCTAGTTAGTTTATCGGATCCACCGCTttctaagttttgtaaaagtttcaaaatattatataacttAGTCTacataaacaatgaaaacaacactaTGACATCATAAATGTTGTGcctgaaaacaaaattaaatcttGTATTGGGAGCGCTTTTTTTGTATTTACCCTTTATctggaacgctcaaagccgaataatTTAATGCGAAAAGCATGTTTAAGAATCAAAACCGTTGATATATTAGTAGAGATTTATAACCTCCCAAAAATAGCCGAATCCACCTAAGATCAAGTTAAAACTTTACTTACGTTATAATATGTACTTgcatgtgaaaaacataaattaacCAAATTACTATTTAGGTGTCCAAtctaatttaataataaaaaatagagGGCAAAATTAAGCTCGCAAAATGTTTCTTTTCGTATCCCTTTCTTCCGAAATGTTTAGATATATTCTTTGAATGTTTGAATAATATCCCACTAGCCTTATTCTTTTTGTTGAATTGTTATTTGTCGATAACGATACGGATAGGCATTTCAGTATACCGATTCATGATTATATTAACGAACAACACTTTAATGGACAAATAAGTGTATCAATGTTTTAACAGCAATCGcattgtaaaataaagaaacaatacAATACTAAGATAGACACGGGGCGTATCAAGATAAATGTAAGATAACATTATAGGAAATAATGTATGAACCATGCAAATAATTCAGAAGGTAAACATTGCTATCTCAATAAACAAACATGTCaaaatagaacagacaacatAAAAATATCTCAGGAAAAAAAATGTTCGCCATAACTCattaaagaggggcgaaagataccagatggacattcaTACTACAATAGAtcgaaaataactgacaacgccatggttagaATAGAAGAAGACAACCAGACACATattagtacacaaaacacaacatagaaaactaaacataaCTTGCActaaaaatatatctaaaacaaaGATCTTTATCATAATGGATTTGTATTTAACGTTCAggggcaaatattacatgcataccaGGACAGGAATATGGTATGAAAATGAACCGTAATTTGTACTAGACCAACACTCTGTGCTGGATTTATGAAAAGAGTTTTCGGCATTGCTTATGTTCAAAATAGTCTCAGAAtattaaataaagttaatattACAAGGTTTTGACAATATAACTGGTAGAATAACGCATGCATAATCCAATAGTCATCAAATGATTATACTTGTTTCAGAATAAAAAAGATGTAGgatttcattttcaataaaaagaaaatggttTTACGTCTCTTCCAGTAGGCAAAAGCACATAccaatcatatttttatttattcagttGAGCATGACCCATCAAATGATATACAATTTACAACCTAAAAAAGAACACTTGCGTTCCTGGGAATGCCCTTCCAATTTATAAAGTGCATAGCAAACTTGATAACTTTCTGATTTAGTAAATCATAAGCTATCATATGGTACAATTGTTAACTAAACACTGCACTTTGTAACTTCTTTGATTCACCAGAAATCAAATACTTTtgagaaatatattttaacaaagcCACGGGGGAAGCGCTATTCTAAacaagagaaaatattttaatacgTTATTCATTGCGTGTGTTTTCAGCAATTATAGGTCATAATAGTTCTATGTCCTCTTTTGTTattcaattaataaaaaataaatgggtgtttgAGTGCTAAACAAACTCAGTTAAACTTCATCACATGTTTGTGTGTTGTCTCGTATACATAGCATCGTCATTGGTGTTCTTAACTTATGTCTTTAATGTTTTAATCCTTTACGTCATGTTTTAATAGGCTCTATCTGATATATAATTCCAAACACTGTTTTATTCGAGCGTTCTTTTTCCGCTGTAAAAAGACGACGAAAAAGGCATAACCAGTACCATATGTCACCCTAATTATACAGAAAGACAACATCAAACATTTAGTAGGTCATAAGTATATATAAGTCTTGAAAGATGAGGTTCTAAATGTTTCCCAACATTTAGTTTTTGGACTGCATCTGTTTTCCATGCAGgaaatatttgatatacatgtacaacgcaaaatgtaatatttaattcTGAAAGGATATATGATAAAAGCCATCATTAGGCTCTTTAAATGTGCAAATAAATCACACCAagattatataaattttattattaaagaatTGGATGATATATAGGAATGGTCATTTTGATGCACAAAATATCATGTTTGATATCTCAAGGAGCGACCTCACATTatgtaattgaaatatatatgcattataaaattcATACAATCCTCGCAAATAATACAAAAAGCCATTTATTAActgaaatataaacataaaaaagatgtgatatgattgccaatgagacaactgtccaaaagagaacaaaatgacacagacattaataaatataggtcaccgtatggccttcaaaatTTAGCAAAGCAGCCGTTTTTAAGTAACACGAAAAGGAGTTTGAATCACATCATCTTTTGTCAAGACATTTTAAGGAGAAAGATGTCTTTAAGGTTAGGTAGTTGTTCTTATATCTATATCCCTAGGaaaatacacaaatgaattttgacAGATTTCGCTAGTTTTACTTAAAAGTAAGACGTTTGTAGGCTTAATTTGAATATGCAAGTCAGGCTTCAAGATATAGAATTGCTAATATCTGACAGCTTGCCTAATGTATCGTTATCATCGCATATCAAAATGATAATATGTGTAGACTTTTAAGATGTATTATTTCACTTGGGGAAAAGTATTTTGACGTGATCGTGACGATATCAAAATAAGGAGTGCATttctatttaaaaattgaattatgCATAAAGCCTGAGAATGACAAAGTTGATATACACAAtcatcaaatgtatttttttatatacaaaagtcATCATCATATCAACTCtacaaaagaaacaaacaatttatacaatatacatagaaagataTAAAAGACAATCTATATATAATGTACTTATAAGTATACACTTTAACTTATTTAGCATTTTTGAGGAGTTACAAAGTATAAGTAATCACAATAAGAAATACAAGATAGCCTcctttatagttatcaaaggtaccaggattataatttagtacgttaACAATTATGGTTAATGccctttgtatatatatttttccttCAATATAAGAATCAATACCtattaaaatttgacaaatatacaatatgtatgtacaaaatgtaatttaaatttagatttctgttcaatattttttttatccttttttaatGGATCAACTGAATTGGCCATTTAACTTTTCATTCAATATGTATTATGTTATTTCAGATACAAAAGATAATTTATTTGCAAGAGTAAAACTATGAAAGGGATCTATGCAACATCAAAACTATCATACTCCACAGACAGAATCATCACATTATCATTATGCATTTGACGTTTTGTCTCATAATAAGAAATGGGTTATTTATTTCGGAGCGCTTGAGATTACACCCTActtttggttgggtttgtgttgctcagttcttttctatgttgtgttttttactGTTAATAGTTGTTTTCGTTGTTTTCGACTTAGTATTGTCAGTTTGATTTCGATCCGAGTTTTAAATTTCGAAACGTAACTTTCTCGGTTGTATAAATATCGTCACGCCTATTTTCCTTTAACTAGTACTGTGTGTTTAGAGGACAGATGAATCCCGTTTGCGTGTAGGGCATTTCATCGCTGAGT
It includes:
- the LOC139511596 gene encoding FMRFamide receptor-like produces the protein MGSYGIAENLSSLVVIFNSTPEIIALNITNGPGPCDDATDEYSGFYNVAQFITGLIIYPIVCILGIIGNTLTLIVLSHKDMATSTNVYLSALAVSDTIKLINDFFYFIMVVLQDQNLDKDMRLISNFYPYAHYIFNMSVCVTAWLTVSVAVERYISICIITRAKEMCTISKARIVSTVVFLTMIILTIPSALRYEAIHQVDTYKNITCYTVLPSALGNNSDFMDPYTWVQNSLRSIIPLIVLIFLNARIINELRKQRVKGKKLSSRNRITLMLIAIIIFFTVCIMPDAFMSLFFGFGYVDESNLVKGIREITDSLLAINSAFNFVLYCSMSKIFRTTFSKIFLTRCLAPKPSQDRLLNNGTCIEKEAKSVNRKDSSSGSGNNNKETFV